The Epinephelus fuscoguttatus linkage group LG19, E.fuscoguttatus.final_Chr_v1 genome contains the following window.
CAGTGAAAGCATTCTTACTTGTGAAACTTTTTTGCAGGCAGCATTTAGGAATCCTCTACACTCAAGTAAATTCAATTTACTGGTTCTTGACTTAGTTATGTCAAGGACCCCTAAATTAATACACAGTAGGTCATGGGCACCAATTTGATAAGATTTCACTTCAGGAATGCTTGTCGATCTTGAAGAAGGCCCAAAGGCTGAAACATAATCAAgataaaagaaatgcatatggagccagagtgtgcacACTTGTTATCTACAGTCACTTCTCCGCCTCTGCCTAAAACACTTTTGGGTGTTAGAAATGATTAAGATTAGAATTCAATATTGGTCGACTGCAGATGAGGAGATAACTGTGGAGGAGGTGAAACCTATGATTGGAACAGTCACTGTTATGACCAAGGGCATAAAATTTTGAGTAGCATCTCCTGTATTCTAGGGACTTTTTATGCAACAATTTTCACCATTtgtgcatcaatttatggtggaaacCAAAGGTGTAAATACAGGCAGTGTAGATGCACCGGTGCCTGTGTTTGAAGAGGAACTCGTGTTAAATTAAAACTGCCATTTTCTATACGTGCCTCCGAAAAGGCAAACTCAACTCTGTCAtggttttctttccttttttgtgaAGCTGTCAGTAGCTATCTGTAACAAAATGATAAGcgtattctacataaactataaaatctataaattaAGTATAAAAACAACTCAATTAAATGAAAACCTTTATAtgttctttggtatttttgtcatattcaGATACCCAGTGATGACAGGcagggtaatatgtatgttgcaAATCTGCAAACTGAGCGAGCAGTCGTACCATTCAAACATAAAACTCAATAAGTAGTTGCTCCACCTTTAAAAGACTTCACACAACTGCACTCAGACAATGGGGGGGCATCTAGGTCGACCAACAGAGGCGACTGTGCAGTCTCTTGATCCAACACTATGAAATCTTGTTATATCTTAATGTTGTAGTGTTGTCTTGCTGTCTTGCTGAAGCCGTTGTGTCATGAATATGTTCATGAATATGttcccttttttgtgtttttatacaaTAGTGTCTTTTAGCAGAGAAATtattctctgtttcctgcccaggGACGACAGATGAAAACTAGCATAAAGCTAACTCTGGTGCAGCTAAGTAGCTGTGCACTGTGtctgttaaataaatgaataaataaataaaataaagtaacatTTGATCGTGAAatccaacacattgttggtAAAATATGCCTAAtgatgtgtgtgcttgtgagtGGGTGCTTCATCACTAGTAACTAGCGTGCACTGGGGGCCGTCATAGCTACCTCATGGCACTGATGGAAATGTTATCATACTTCCTGCTTCAACTGTGTGGAGTTACTTCATCTTCTTTCCGTGTTATGGCAGATAACATCCATTGCTTTTGAGGTGACACACTGGCACTACCTATTTCTCTGGAGACATTGTTGCATCTATGACTTGCGTTGTAGCAGcttgtttaaaataaaagtactattactactttcatgtttttattaggGGGCACAAATGTACATGTTCTCAGCACTGAGGGAGACGTGCCCCCTTCGTCACTCGCAAAATCCACACCTATGCTGATGACTCTTAGATTGGGCTCATTCCTATAGTGAATCCGATTTTTCTGGGGAacctctggaactccctcaaggaccCCTGATTAAGAACCACTGATTTCATTAAGGGACAATACTGCAAGTAAATCAAACACATCTGTAAAAAGGCACTTGGTTGTACTATAGCTGTGTTGTCGCCTTAAGGGATCAGAAGTTTTGCTCTGAATACATGGAGCTGTCATGGTGGGATATAATTCTCTACTGACTCGAGAGAGAGAAAACTACATCCACACTAACACTCAAGTGCAGTTCATTCAGGAATTTTTAAGGATACATAGCACCATCAAGTGACAGGAGCATGTAATTACACTTTCGAAGTGTCTGAAGTAGTGTGATCAACATGTTTTCATAAACCCAGCGTGGTGCATTGAAGCTTTGGCTGAACTTGGATCCTAgttgctgttgtgtgtgtgtatctgtactCTTGGTTTAAATCAAGTAGTTCTGTTCTTGCTGCCTGGTGAAGCCAACATCCATCAGCACTCCAGAGCTCCATCAGGCTTTGCCCCGGAGCACTTCATCCACTGTCCACACCTTCAGCAGCAGGAAACagtcttctcttctctttcacAGCTCACCTTTCTGTCCATCAACCTTTTCTGCGCAGAGGGACAAAGCCGAATCAAACAGTGGGTTCAAGGTGCGTGATGAGGGTGCACTGTAGTGTATGTGTGAAACATGGACTCACCTTTAGGGATGAACGTCAGTGAGCTGCTGAATATTCAGAAGCGTGATAGCCCCTCTCTTGGTCCGTCATACAGAAACTCATGGCCTAATCCGTTGCCACACTTCCCACAACAAACCTGGGATATTTAAACTATGATTTTTAAACTTAATGGATCACAAGAGTAATAACAGGCATAGTGTTCAAGTGAATCTACCTTGATGGGTCCCCATGCTTCAGGGTGTTTGGAGACACTGTCCTCGTGGATTGTCTGTGAGAAGGCTGGCCATGGAGAAGAGTGCTCAAACTTTGACGTGCTGGAAAATAACTCGTGCCCACATTctgaacacacatacatacctgagaggaaaaatgtgtcagTGAAAGGACAGCTTAAGAACCATTGACTCTTGGGACTTTCTGCATCTTTGATACTCACCGGGTTGGAAGTGATTTTTATATTCTTCTCCACCAGAGAAAGAGCAGTATGACATTTCATCCATGTcaaatgtctctgtgttttaaaaccaaatgtgatttctctgtggtttgaagCATATGTTTACAAAGAGTCACCGGCTTGAGCTGGAGCAATCCTGCACAACAAGATCAAGTGACAGCAGCTCTGTCCCTGTTGTGTAAGGTCTGACCTTGTTCCCATTACTGCCACTTGATGGCAGTGTTGACATCACTGGGCAGTAGATGTAGACTGTTCAGTCAACCAAAAATGTGTTATAAACTTGTAAGAAACATTGTGTTAGATGTAGGGGGATTTTGTAAAATCCAGCAATTAGGattgcagatttcaaccagctgaaacatctcctgagtaggattccttcagtggtttgtgttcaggaggttttcagggggaaccaaattatccacagaggctGCAGGTAACTTGTGCTCACTTGTTCTTTCTGATAGCTTCATCTTATTTCTGATCTAGacattcaggaagtttttaccaggagaggaatcatccacagaggtctcctcatttccaaaacaaacaggccaggttatttaaactgttaaaaacactgaataaagcagtttcacattacaagtcagtgtttctccaacactgtttggcacaTTGGAGATGGGCTGCTaacctagcacctgctaatctgagctcatcttttttctctgataatttagGATTCAAATGTTCAGGAGCCTTTTACCAAGAGCTAAGTTATCCGCAgacgtctcttcctcttcaaaacaaatggagccggtgatttaaaccagtaaaaacactgaataaatcagataacataaaaaaaaaaacaatttcctAATGCTCATGctcatgaaaacatgaatggagagccagtgtttggtttgtctgatcTGCGCAACTTTACCagtggatgaggacctgctcccggtgtagatataaacggcttaCTCTAAGGTAACGAACAATGATTcacattttcagatgattatacacaaaagaaaacacacattgtatttcatttctaccaatatatccccctaaatcctgcacatgATCCTTAATTGCTAAATAAgtgtatatattttaaaagagcATATTACATTCTCGTCTCTAAAGAGAGAACGGTACTTCCTCTAAATTCTGACACCAGACTTTTTAGGGCCACAAGGCTCAACCGGAGAACCAGTTCAGTCCAGAACAAGTAACTCATTTGCCTTAGTTGTTTCAGTACCGACTTAGTTGTATTCCATGTGTCCATAAATAGAGTGAAACtattcaataataataattatggcAACTAATATCTGATAGAATGATTTAGAGCCCCAAAGGCTTGATTGAACATGTTGAGGAACTCTTGTTCCGTGGTTTGTCAACCTATTACATCACAGTATGGTTTCTGAGTGCCCTCAGTGCAACACTTTTCTcaatgtctgatgtgatttgtgGCATTCATAgtatggttttgttgtttggttaaGTGTTTTGTAATTTAGTATTTACGTGTATTTATGTGAAATTGTTGACGTCATTGACAAATTTCAGATTTTCTTTCTGATGATAAAGTGACAttaaatcaatcagtcaaaTCAAAACAAGAATACAGACATCAGCTTATATTCAGTCTTttctaattttaatttaaaatagattTATTTCAGTTTGCATAATAGTCATTGGGATCATTTACATAAAGCTTCTCAATAGTGAAAATAGTATTATTACTGATTCCTGCATGGCACACCAATCAGCAGGTAGAGGCAGTTGTcgatgaataaattaaaaatataaatcaggACCAATCCTCATGTGCTGTAGTCTTGGATTCACTGTCTTGTGAGCTATTTTTTTCTAACAGACTGGTGCGCTTGTTTGTTTACTCTGACAGTTTGGGGGAAACAGGAAAAACTGTGAaggtaaacaaacatgatttCTCTCAGTAAGAAATAGCTTACAGAATTGAGGAGCCTATTGTACCCATGAGACGATCTCAGTCATTAATAAATATGCAGCTGGTGAGACGTTGTGTAATCAGCGAGGCTATCCTGAGATGGTGATGATTGCATAATAAAACGGTGCTGAGACCAGTCCTCTGTTCTTGCCGTTCAGTGTGGCCATCTTTCATCAGAGCCCTGGCGCTCCCAGTTGGGCTTTATCCCAGAACACATCATCCGCTGTCCACACCTTCAGCAGAGCAGAAAGACTCCTCCAAGTCCCCTCAATCAGCTCACTTTACTGCCCATCAACCTTATCTGTGGAGAGGGGGCAAAACTGTCACAGGTTGTACAGCCAATGCGTCTGACCTCTACTTTGTCTTGATTAGGCCGACACTTAACTGCTGCATAATTAAATACAGAGGAGGTTTACAGCAATTGTAATTATCTGTCCCCTACAAACTGTTCTGTCTGTGAGCACTGTGGGGACACTTACATTTAGTCCACCTTGCCTATTAAAGAAATACATTGGACCCATGCAAACGTCTCTAATTGGTTGCAGATTGATTTAATTAGGGGCACAAAAAAATCTAAGTTTAGAGTGTGTCTTTTCCTTTCAATATTTGTTAAATAATTAGTGTACTTGAAATCTGTGTGCTCAATGGAAATGAGGAAAGATATTAAGACTGATACTGGCTTTTTTAAGCCGAGACCAacatcataaaacacatcaatgtGAGCCAATAGTCGCTTttatacaaaaacacataatataatcaaacatttttaacaagcatcatttaaatttgttttttttgtgaagaGTTGTGACATAGATATGTGCTGAATGTGACATTTTACTGTTAGAAAAACTTGCCTGTGCTGGTGGATAAATTTAATGTATACTGGAGAcatatttttggcatttctaTACTGCAAtttcttgttgttgttcagtGGACAAGCATACTGCTACTTTTACTTGCATCTGCATGAGCTAATATCGGTTGATGTATTGGCCCAGCTGATTATCGGTCAAGCTCTACATGGCATCAGCTGTAAAACTGGTATTTCCGCATTCAAAGCGCCAGCACAACACAAAGTCAGTGTACCAGGGCAGAAACAGCAGCTGCAACCTGGTGTGATAAATTAACTGTTGTACCTTTAGGGACGAACTTCAGTGAGCTGCTGAATATTCAGAAGCGAGACAGGCCTTTGGCTGGCCCATCATTCACAAACTCATGGCCGAGTCCATTTCCACATTTCCCACATCGTACCTGGAACAAGACACCAGACATCTGAATCAGGATTGTGTGCATTTCGATGTAGTCAGCAGTTATGCGTTAAACAATCACTACTACTTGCTACCATTAgccactgtaccactgtaccTTGTATGCCCCAGGTCTCTCCTTATGTTTAGATACACTATTCTCATGGATGGTCTCTGTGAAGGCCGGCCAGGGGGACGAGTGTTCGTACTTGGAACGGCTGGTGAACAGCTGGTGATCACACTTGGAGCACACGTAAATCCCTGAGGAGTAAAGGATAGAAGATGAGTGTTGGTTTACAACATGAGGAGAGAACTTGTTTTGGATGAGCCTGGCACAGACTTGACATCAAGGTGCGAGTGATAACAACTGTGGCAAATAGCATAAATATGGGGAAACTGGAGTGGTCTAGTTTTACTAATGAAGACGTTAAGAAATATACTTCACATGCAGACACTTTGCTGGGAAATACTGAACTGACTAAAGATGCTATAAGATGTGGTAATGTGAAGTGTAGTAACCCACAACACAGTATTGATttatgtgggggtttttttagtCTATTGTGAAGTCGCTTCATATCACCAGTCAGCCTTTTTATGAACCTGAGTCTCAGAGATATAATATCAAGCCTGGCTGGAATGAGTATGTGTCAGAGCTCTGAGCCGAAGCTAGAGCAGCATTTAAAGCATGGGTAGAGACAGACAAGGGCCCTTTGTTTGAACAGAGGAAACATGCAAACGCAAATGAACAAGGAAGAAGAATTCTATGAGATCTGACTCATTGGCTACAAGGTTGCAAAATAATAGTTATGATGACTTCTGGAGAGAGAATGGGGCTACAAACAACTGCAAAATGTCCTTACAGGCATACATTGATGGAGCCAGTGGTTCAGATTAAATCTCCCAGATGTGGCAGCAACATTATTATGAACTGTTTAATCATATTAAGAAGAATACTTTTGATGTCGGTATTATTGATTCTGATTAATATGTCGTTTTAATATAGAGATAAAGAGGTTCACTCTGCTGTTGTGGTTTTAGGTGGCAATAAAGCATGTGGAGCTGATAAGATAACTGCTGAACATCTAAAATATGCTGCCAAAAAACTTTGCCCCTTGCTTGCTATCGGTTTTGCTGGGTTTAAGTTCATGGAACTCTGCCTGACTCCATCCTATCTGTTTAATTAATACCTGTTATTAAGGACAAAGGTGGCAAAATAATAGCATGGGCAATTAAAGGCCTATAGCAAGAAGCGCTTGAGAGAATTCTCCTGAACACGCTGGAAACACACATCACTACCACTGACAAACAGTAtggtttcaaatgtaaacatggcAGTGATGtgcatttttgctttaaagGAAATTTTAGATAAATATAATCGTCAGAACTCAACAGTGTTTTTGTGCTTCACAGATGCCTCTAAGCTTTCAATTGCATTAATCATCAGTCTATGCAGGTTAGATGGTGGGGCTCTGTATTTGAACCATTTCATGTCAGTAACAGATTTCGAAAGGGCAGAATTTTGTCTCCTTTTCTTTTATAATGTGTACATGGAAGATGTGTCCCAGCAGTTGAATGCGTGTGATACAGGTGTATGGTAGGCGATAGTTTAATAAATCATCTTATGTATGCAGGTTATTTGGTAATCTTCTGCCCACATAGTGCTGGCCAACAACAGCTGTTGAAGATTTGCTCTGACTATGGCTGCAGACAATTATAGCGCCAATAAAAGCAACTTTATGACTGTTTGAAGTACAGtagacagaaaattaatattttcttaTATTGCTCTTACAGTGTGTAATGAGATGAAATATCTCGGCCACTATACTGTCAATGATTTATTTGATGATACAGATATCCACAGACAGTGTTGTTAATTGTACATGCAAGCTAATATGCTTGCTCGCAAATTCAGCATGTGTTCAGTGGATGTGAGGACAGCTCTGTTTAGAGCATTTTGTACCCTGCTGTATACTGCCCACATGTGGCTCTCCTACAGGAAGAGCAACATGCAAAGTCTTAATATGGcctaaaatgatgaaatggGACTGCTTCTTAAACTTATTAAAAGTTTGTAAATGTCAGTGTTCCTACCTGCCCTACTTTAATATCAAATCTCATATATCGATATATGTGCAGCTTCTCTGTTTAGCTGAGCTCAGTCAGGCTTTCATCGAGACTGTGGGGCCACTGGCTCTCCAGCTTGTTTGTGGGTGCGGTTAATtcaattttatctttttttatatgAACTTGTATAATGTAGTGTTGGATATTTCCTggctttttatatatatatatatattatgtttcTTATATTGCATTTTGGTACATAGATACCAAAATGCAATATCACTGTGTCCTTAATAagtcattaatattattattattataccaCCTAATGGTTATTTGTTGGTATCCTTTTATCTATGACGGTAGAAATAATTTTTTATTGATTGTGTTGCATTTATAGTTGTTTAAAGGTGTATTTTTCAGAGGAAGTCCAACTTCTTACTTACTggaaacaacaaacactttGTAACATAGTTATTGTGTAACCTGAGCAGGGTTACAAAACTTGACAAGCCACCAATATATttacttattattatattaactATGTTAACTAACTTAGGTCAAACTCTCCTTGACGTTTTTATTGGTAGTTACGGCCTGCATGGACAGGAGTGGATGATTTAACTCGAGCCAAACGGTTTTTAAGTTATTTGGGGTGACAATgactagttagctaacattggCTAGCTGGTTATCTTTAACTAACGTTACACGTTAACAACACAGCATAAGTTAAGCCGACATTTTGAATGAAGTACAAGAAGTTAAAGTAATGACGGTACCTGTTTCGAAATGGTCTTTATAGACCTCTCCACCGAAGAAACTGCAATACGACATCCCTGTATTCTCCACGCAGCGTGTTAATCCGGCTTCTTCACGGAGCAGTTAAAACTTCTCTGGaccagcagcaggcagcaacGTTCCGCTGGTAACAATACAGCATCCGGTTTATGTCcggccttcaaaataaaagcagagagCTTCAAAGTATTAATTGTGTGCCACATAATCATGAACTGGTAAGATAACATATACACTTAATTAAAACACTTTTCACTCATACAGATAATGTATGTCCATGATTGATAGCAGCACAGGATGTGTAGTATTTTAACTATAACAACATAGAAATATACAAATATTATTGC
Protein-coding sequences here:
- the LOC125880164 gene encoding methionine-R-sulfoxide reductase B1-A-like, with the translated sequence MSYCSFFGGEVYKDHFETGIYVCSKCDHQLFTSRSKYEHSSPWPAFTETIHENSVSKHKERPGAYKVRCGKCGNGLGHEFVNDGPAKGLSRFUIFSSSLKFVPKDKVDGQ